The region CGTGCGGACACCGGAAAACCGGCTGCCGGGTACACCGAACTGTGTGGCACGGCGTCCCGGGTCAACCTTTCGATGTACTACCGCACGGCGATGCACACCCCGGGCCGACGTGGTCGGATGAGGCAGCAAGCGCCCCACCACCGCCGGACTCCGCGGAGGCACCACCCATGACGCAGCCCCAACGCCCCGATCTGCAGAAGGATCTGGCGTCCCTTTCCACCTCGTCGCCCGCGGTGCTGGCCTCGGACGCCGAGCGCGAGAACATGGTCGAACAGCTCAGAGAGGCCACCGCGGAAGGCCGGTTAACCCTGGAGGAACTGGCCGAGCGGTCCGAGGCGGCCTATCTGGCCCGTACCCGCGCGGAGTTGCTGTCCGTCGGCGAGGACCTGCCGCATGTGACACCCCCCGTCCCGGCGGGCTCGCCCGGACAGCGCACCTTCCGCGCCGCCTTCGGCGACCTCGTCCACCACAGCCCGGTTCTGGAACACGGCATCGAGGCGACCGCGGTCTTCGGGGACCTGACCCTCGACCTGCGCTCCTCCCCGGCACCGTCCACCGGCGAGCTGACCATCGTGGCCCGCGCGATCGTCGGCGACGTCCATCTGCTGCTCCCCGAGGGCGTCCGGGTCGAGATGAACTGCAGCAAGGTCTTGGGTGATCTGCGCGACCTGACCCGGGAGCACGCCGGCCCGGAAGCCATCACCCCGCTCGTCCGCATCACCGGCTCCGCCGTCCTCGGTGACATCGTCGTCGCCCACCCCGACAGCGACCGCCGCACGTACTGGCAGAAGTGGCTCGACGAGCGCCGCAAGCGGGCCTGACCGGAGGAGAAGCCATGACGTCCGCCCAGGCCCTGCCCCGCTCCGCGCCGCCCGCGCCCCTCCTCGACGAGGGCCGGATCGGCCTGCGGGCGAGGATGCGGCACACCGGCGCGCTGGCCCGTCGCAACGTCCTCCAGATCCGGCAGAACCCGACGTCGATGACCGACGCGCTGCTGACGCCGATCGTGCTGACCGTGCTGTTCGTCTTCGTCTTCGGCGGCTCGATCGGCGGGGGCGGCGGCCGTGCGCAGTACACCGCGTACCTGGTCCCGGGGCTGATGGTGATCCTCGGGCTGACCATCGCCATGGCCGTGGGCGTCGGTGTCAACGACGACTTCCGTACGGGCGTGATGGACCGCTTCCGCGCGATGCCCATCGGCCGCTCCTCCGTGTTGGTGGCCAAGCTCGTGGTGGAGACCGGCCGGATGCTGGTGGCCATCACGGTGCTGCTGATCGTCGGCGCGCTGCTCGGCTTCGACGTCATCGGGCACTGGCCGGGTCTGCTGGCCGCGATCGGCCTGACCGCCTTCTTCGGGACCTCGCTGGTGTGGATCTTCATGCTGCTGGGACTGACCCTGCGCACCGCCCAGGCCATCCAGGGGCTCTCGGTCCTGGTGCTGACCCCGCTGGAGTTCGGCTCCTCGATCTTCGTACCGACCTCGACCATGCCGGACTGGCTGCATACGTTCACCCGCTTCAACCCTCTGACGCACATGGCCGACGCGGCCCGCGGACTCGCCCTGGGCGAGGGCCCGGTGGCCGGCCCGGTGTTCTGGACGCTGGTGTGGTCGGTGGGCCTCACCGCGCTCACCGCCCCGGTGGCCGTCGCCAAGTTCCGCACCAAGACCTGACACCGATCCGTACGGAGCGGAGAACCTCCCCCGGCACGCCCTCGGCGTGGCTCCCTCCGTACGAAGAAGACGTGCCCGGCCTCCTCCGGCCGCCCCCGGGCCGGAGGGAGCCGGGCACGCACCTCCCCGACGGGACCGGGCGTACCCGCATGTCCCCCGCCGCCTTCCATGCCGCCGGACCCGCACCCTCGTGGTGCCGCGCCGTGCGGGGAAGTTCTTCCGCCGCGACGGCGACCGGCCACCACAGGGGTACGGGTCCGGGGAGTGCACTGCGGAGGGGTCACTCCTCCTGCGGGGCCTCCCGCTCCGGGAAGTCCCCTGCGGAGGCGGTCATCCCGGGCGGGGTGTCGGCGAGCGCGGCCGCCACCTCCACCACGGCGGTGGTCCCGGCGGCGACCTGCCGCCAGGCGTCCGCCAGCGCCGCCGGCAGTTCGTCGGCGTCCGTCACCCGCCGGTAGCCCAGGCCGTAGGCGGCGGTCAGCCCCTCGGTGCCGGTCGGGCGGGGCCGGGTGAAGGCGAAGCGCGAGCCGTCGGGGGAGACCCGGTCGAGGTTGGACTGCAGCCAGCCGTAGCCGCCGTTGTCGAGGACGACGTAGAGGACGGCGACGCCCGCGTCGGCGACGGTGGGCAGCTCGCCGCGGAAGAGGTTGAAGGCGCCGTCGCCGACCACCGCGACCACCGGCCGCCCGGCCGGTTCGGCCAGCCGTACGCCCACCGCGGCGGCCGCGCCGAAGCCGAGCGGGGTCTGCTCGCTGGGCACCACGGAACCGCCGCCGGACCCCAGCGACCAGTGCGGGAAGAAGTACGACCACATGTCCTGCAGGCCGTTCTCCTGGACCAGGACCCGGTCGGCGGGGACGGCCCGGTCGAGGGCGGCGAGCACCCGGGCGACCGGCACGGCCCCCTCGCCCACCGTCTTGGCGGCCTCCTCGGCACGGTCCGCGGCGCGCTGCGCCAGCGCGGCCCGCGCGGCACGGACCCGCGCCGGCCAGGCGTCGGCGGGCCGGTGACCGGCCAGCAGCTCCGCCCAGCCGTCGACGATCCGTCCGGCGTCACCCAGCACATGGTCGCCGGGCCGCTCCATGACGAGATTCTCCTCGCCCAGCACCGCCTGGATCACCGGTAGTTGACCGGCGTCCTCCGGCCAGCCGAAGGTGGCCGTCTCCTCCAGGCGGCTGCCCAGCGCGATGACGAGGTCCGCCTCGCGCCACAGGGCGTCCATCGGGGCGACGGTGTAGAGGCCGCTGACGCCGCAGTGCAGCGGGTGGTCCTCGGCGACCGTGCCACGGCCTGAGGCAGTGCTGAAGAGCCCGGCGCCGAGCAGTTCGGCGAAGCGCTCGATGCGGCGGCCGGTGTTGCGGTGCCGGGCACCGCCGCCGACCAGCAGCAACGGCCGCTCGGCCGCGGCGATCCGCGCGGCGGTGGCGGCCAGCGCGTCCGGGTCGGGCGCCGGCCGCTGGGGCCCGACGGGGCGCCACGGCCGGCCGCGGGTGACCGGTTCGGCGGCGATCTGTTCGGCGAGCTCCAGATAGACGGGCCCCGGGGCACCGTTGACCGCGAGCGCCGCGGCCTTCTCCAGGGCGCCGGGCAGCCGCTCGGCATGGTCGACGCGGGTCGCCCACTTCACATACGGGCGGATCGCGGTCAGCTGGTCCAGCTCCTGGAAGGCGCCGGTGCCGAGCCGGTCGAGCCGGGTGCCGTCGGCGATGAGGATCAGCGGCACGCCGGCGGAGCGCGCCTCCAGGACGCCGGTGAGCGCATTGGTCAGCGCCGGCCCCTTGCCGATCACGCAGACGCCGGGGCGGCCCGCGGCGAGCGCGTAACCGGTCGCCATGAACAGGGCGTTGCGCTGGTCCCGGCAGAGCACCACCGTGGTGTCGGACCGTTCCAGCTCGCCGAGCAGCGCCATGTCGTCGCCGGGCAGCCCGAACACCACGTCGGTGCCCAGGTGGTGGAGGTGGTCCGCGATCGCGGCCCAGGCGGTGGGGTGGGTGGTGGGGGTCATCGGCCGGCTCCCGGACGGTGGGCGGCGACGGCCTGGGAGATCAGGACGGGCTCGGCCCGTACGTCCTCGCCGTCGGCGATGTAGTTGGCCATCCGGCCGTAGCCGCCGAACGGGGCGTTGCCGTTGTCGATGGAGAGCAGGGTGGTGTCGAGGGTGACGGTGGTGCGCCGGCGCAGCGCCTCGACGAGGCGGGGGGCGTGGCCGTAGACGCTGGAGCCCAGGGCGCGTTCGGTGAACATGCCCGTGGTGAGGGTCGCGGCGAGCGCGTCCTCGTCCCGGTAGCCGGCGACGTTGAAGATCGGGGCGAAGAACTCCGGTACATGGGTGCGCGGGGTGACCTCCGCACCGACGACGACGGTGGGATCGAGCCGCCGGCCGCGGAAGTCGACGTGCCCGCCGTGCACGATGCCGCCGCGGTTGCGGGCGAGGAACTGCGCGCCGTCCTCCAGCGCGCTCTCGTAGAAGATCGGCCCGAAGTCGGCGTCCGGGTCGGTGTACGGGCCGTAGCGCAGCCCCTTCAGCTCGCTGACCAACGCGTCGACGAAGGGGTCGAGCAGCGACTCGTGGACGGTGAACAGGTCGGGGCCCAGGCAGTCCTGGCCGGTGTTGAGGACCCGGATGGCGATGGCGTCGCGGGCCGCCTGTTCGACGTCCGCGCCCGGGGCGACGACGAACGGGTTGACGCCGGAGCCGAGGAAGAGGAAGAGCTGCCCGGGGGCGAGCTGGGCGCGGATCTGTTCGGCGTTGGTGTAGGCGCCGGTGAAGACGACGACATCGGCGGGGCGCACGTCCTCCTGCAGGAACTCCCGCTGGCTGGCGCCGGTGAGGGTGATGGGCAGGCCGTGCTGCTCGGCGAGCAGGGTGTGCAGCCGGCGCATCTGGTCCTTGACCCGGCTGGAGGGGCGGAAGGCCAGCCGGTCGGTGTAGAGCGCCGGGACCAGGAGGTAGAGGGCGTAGGAGTAGAGGATGACGTTCGACGGCATGAAGGCGGCCAGCCGGGGGACCCGGCCGGGACGGTGGGCGGCCACCTCGTCCAGGGCCCCGTCGAGGGTGGCGATGGTCGACTCGATCTCGTAGCGCGCGGCGCGGTGGGTCGAGATCTCGCACAGCAGCTCGTGCACGGTACCGGCGTCGTTCACCAGGAAGTCCCGGACCCGGTGCACGGCTGCCGCGCGCCGGGTGTCGGTGCTGTCCTCCGGCTCGGCGGCCACGGTCGGCCATGCGGGAGCGGAGCTCATATGTCCCTCCTCGGGGCGTAGTCCATGGAGGGTCAGCGTCAGCCAATTGTCATTTATTGTCAAGTAAAGTCATTGCACTCGACTGGCTCATATGACAAGCGACCCCGCCTCCGACGGCTCCGCGAGGCCCCCCAGGGCCCCGTCCTCGCTGGCACTGGGCCACGAGCTGGCCTCTCATCTGTCGTAATGCACCCGCACCGGCAACGGGAATACTTAGCTCCGTAAGTGACAAAAAATGACTCCTGGCGCGGAACCGGGCCGTCCACAGGCACCCCTCGGCGGGCCTCCGATGAGTAGAATCGCGGTCATCACATGCCCTCGGTCCGCAGCGTCCGCGCCCCCGTCACCGTCCGTCCGCCCCACTCGACTGCGAGCGATTTTCTTGACGATTGAGCAGCCTGCTTTCGGTAAGCGAGTGCGGGAGGTCCGGCGCGCTCAGGGTCTGTCCCAGGGGGACCTCGCCGGGGACGACCTCTCCCCCAGCTATGTCTCGCTGGTCGAGAACGGCCGCAGAATCCCCGGCGCCAAGATCGCCCGGTCCATCGCGGAACGTCTCGGCACGACGGTCGAGGCGCTGTGCGCCACCGACGAGCCCGGCGACCGGCTGACCCTGCGCCTCGGCCTGGTCGGCCAGTTGGTGGCCGCCCGCTCCAGCCAGCTGGCCGGTGACTGGCCGGCGGCCCGGCGGCAGCTGGAGTCCGTGGTGGAGCAGGCCGGCACCGGCCAGGACGAGGTGCGCTGGGAGGCGCGCTGGGAACTCGCCACCGTCCTGGGGCGGCTCGACGACCCGGCCCGCCACGAAGCGGCGCTGCGGCAGCTGCTCGACGATCCGCTCACCCGCTCCGCGCCCGTGCTGCACGCCCGCGTCGCCGTCGAACTCGCCCAACTGCTGCGCGCCGCGGGCCGCCTCTCGGACGGGGTCCGCTTCGCCGAGGAGGCGGTCCGGGTCACCGGCGAGCTGGAGCCCGGCCGCCCGGAGCGGGCACAGGCCCGGGTGGCGCTGCTGTCGGTGTCCGTCGACAGCGGGGAGTGGAGCCGCGCCGAACAGCTCGGCACGGAGCTGCAGACG is a window of Streptomyces caniferus DNA encoding:
- a CDS encoding DUF1707 SHOCT-like domain-containing protein: MTQPQRPDLQKDLASLSTSSPAVLASDAERENMVEQLREATAEGRLTLEELAERSEAAYLARTRAELLSVGEDLPHVTPPVPAGSPGQRTFRAAFGDLVHHSPVLEHGIEATAVFGDLTLDLRSSPAPSTGELTIVARAIVGDVHLLLPEGVRVEMNCSKVLGDLRDLTREHAGPEAITPLVRITGSAVLGDIVVAHPDSDRRTYWQKWLDERRKRA
- a CDS encoding ABC transporter permease codes for the protein MTSAQALPRSAPPAPLLDEGRIGLRARMRHTGALARRNVLQIRQNPTSMTDALLTPIVLTVLFVFVFGGSIGGGGGRAQYTAYLVPGLMVILGLTIAMAVGVGVNDDFRTGVMDRFRAMPIGRSSVLVAKLVVETGRMLVAITVLLIVGALLGFDVIGHWPGLLAAIGLTAFFGTSLVWIFMLLGLTLRTAQAIQGLSVLVLTPLEFGSSIFVPTSTMPDWLHTFTRFNPLTHMADAARGLALGEGPVAGPVFWTLVWSVGLTALTAPVAVAKFRTKT
- a CDS encoding thiamine pyrophosphate-binding protein translates to MTPTTHPTAWAAIADHLHHLGTDVVFGLPGDDMALLGELERSDTTVVLCRDQRNALFMATGYALAAGRPGVCVIGKGPALTNALTGVLEARSAGVPLILIADGTRLDRLGTGAFQELDQLTAIRPYVKWATRVDHAERLPGALEKAAALAVNGAPGPVYLELAEQIAAEPVTRGRPWRPVGPQRPAPDPDALAATAARIAAAERPLLLVGGGARHRNTGRRIERFAELLGAGLFSTASGRGTVAEDHPLHCGVSGLYTVAPMDALWREADLVIALGSRLEETATFGWPEDAGQLPVIQAVLGEENLVMERPGDHVLGDAGRIVDGWAELLAGHRPADAWPARVRAARAALAQRAADRAEEAAKTVGEGAVPVARVLAALDRAVPADRVLVQENGLQDMWSYFFPHWSLGSGGGSVVPSEQTPLGFGAAAAVGVRLAEPAGRPVVAVVGDGAFNLFRGELPTVADAGVAVLYVVLDNGGYGWLQSNLDRVSPDGSRFAFTRPRPTGTEGLTAAYGLGYRRVTDADELPAALADAWRQVAAGTTAVVEVAAALADTPPGMTASAGDFPEREAPQEE
- a CDS encoding aldehyde dehydrogenase family protein, yielding MSSAPAWPTVAAEPEDSTDTRRAAAVHRVRDFLVNDAGTVHELLCEISTHRAARYEIESTIATLDGALDEVAAHRPGRVPRLAAFMPSNVILYSYALYLLVPALYTDRLAFRPSSRVKDQMRRLHTLLAEQHGLPITLTGASQREFLQEDVRPADVVVFTGAYTNAEQIRAQLAPGQLFLFLGSGVNPFVVAPGADVEQAARDAIAIRVLNTGQDCLGPDLFTVHESLLDPFVDALVSELKGLRYGPYTDPDADFGPIFYESALEDGAQFLARNRGGIVHGGHVDFRGRRLDPTVVVGAEVTPRTHVPEFFAPIFNVAGYRDEDALAATLTTGMFTERALGSSVYGHAPRLVEALRRRTTVTLDTTLLSIDNGNAPFGGYGRMANYIADGEDVRAEPVLISQAVAAHRPGAGR
- a CDS encoding helix-turn-helix domain-containing protein: MREVRRAQGLSQGDLAGDDLSPSYVSLVENGRRIPGAKIARSIAERLGTTVEALCATDEPGDRLTLRLGLVGQLVAARSSQLAGDWPAARRQLESVVEQAGTGQDEVRWEARWELATVLGRLDDPARHEAALRQLLDDPLTRSAPVLHARVAVELAQLLRAAGRLSDGVRFAEEAVRVTGELEPGRPERAQARVALLSVSVDSGEWSRAEQLGTELQTEVAPLPAGELRASALWAVAGAQYLGGHPDRALELLAEAEQLLAATDGMRLRLRLARARTLLALAAGPPEEADALLERARQAAALVDTPSGRTWLAVLETAAALRHGKATAAAGHAAAIDPDVAALTPLDRARCLLHLARAHRADGGEEAAEAGFKEAAEGYEKAGAFRLALESWRELSAGGRTGEGPDPHAVLMP